From the Vigna radiata var. radiata cultivar VC1973A unplaced genomic scaffold, Vradiata_ver6 scaffold_222, whole genome shotgun sequence genome, one window contains:
- the LOC106753350 gene encoding uncharacterized protein LOC106753350: MPPQLANLHPVFHISQLRKYVPDPSHVLEVEDVQAREDLSVEVQPVRVEESQTKQPRGKTIRLVKVVWDEVLAELPMGIKNISQTQQLCNLCGGDHINRQCAYPKEMQQDVNYMGNQFQYKQGGFNQGTPSQGWKNHPSIGQNQNNTSGQVGGFRQQQPSPLWQQVSSLIETVRDLSGRFDKFLKVYESQLNSNQASFRALETQIGQLSKRVETTEKSQFRGNTDVNPKDECKVVMTNRKRKTVEEIIEIKSSEDEDEKRMQKYDKRIKYYLGEVIDLDGGEDQDRLVKPRKKDHPLKLKDSGTMTLPSVINDVDIGRAIIDSGSSVNLMPFSVFKKIGGLKLKPEHTTLTVADGSTKKLVGTVEDAIVRIDELEILLTF; encoded by the exons ATGCCGCCTCAGCTTGCAAATCTCCATCCAGTATTCCACATATCTCAACTCAGGAAGTATGTGCCAGACCCTTCTCATGTGCTAGAGGTTGAAGATGTTCAGGCCCGAGAAGACCTATCCGTGGAAGTGCAACCAGTTAGAGTTGAGGAAAGCCAAACTAAACAGCCTAGGGGGAAGACTATTAGACTCGTCAAGGTCGTCTGGGATG AGGTTCTTGCTGAACTTCCAATGGGAATAAAGAATATTTCGCAGACTCAACAGCTTTGCAacttatgtggtggtgaccatattaatcgTCAATGTGCTTATCCTAAAGAAATGCAGCAGGATGTCAACTACATGGGGAACCAATTCCAATACAAGCAAGGTGGTTTTAACCAAGGCactcctagccaaggttggaaaaaccacCCCAGTATTGGGCAAAATCAGAATAATACTTCTGGACAAGTAGGAggcttccggcagcaacaaccatcacccttatggcagcaggtgagcAGTTTGATAGAGACGGTCAGAGACCTAAGTggaagatttgataaatttttaaaggtttatgagtctcagCTAAATAGCAATCAAGCTAGCTTCAGAGCATTGGAGACACAGATTGGGCAACTGTCAAAGAGGGTGGAAACCACTGAGAAAAGTCAGTTTAGGggtaacactgatgttaaccccaaagaTGAGTGCAAAGTTGTGATGACAAATAGGAAAAGGAAGACAGtagaggaaataattgagattaaGAGCAGcgaggatgaagatgagaagAGAATGCAAA AGTATGACAAGAGGATCAAgtactatcttggagaggtaattgatcttgatgGTGGAGAAGATCAAGACCGGTTGGTTAAGCCCAGAAAGAAGGACCATCCGCTGAAATTAAAGGATTCAGGGACGATGACTCTCCCTAGTGTGATCAATGATGTGGACATAGGGAGAGCCATAATCGATTCAGGatcaagtgttaatttgatgcccttTAGTGTTTTCAAGAAGATTGGAgggctaaaattaaaaccagAACACACTACCTTGACGGTTGCAGATGGGTCTACTAAAAAGCTAGTTGGTacggtggaagatgcaattgtccgaaTTGATGAGTTGGAAATTCTCTTGACTTTTTAG
- the LOC106753349 gene encoding uncharacterized protein LOC106753349, giving the protein MAVDEEWQCRKFENGLRGDIKVLVKGLRIREFSALVEMAYEMEKTKKEAERPQTSQSQPLRVSGPVVSRGGSSFRRTPFSRPTSSGSTGSSSQSSGQSSFASPVRCFKCGEPHLQAAGWTLWQRLSIIKRTGPQPRQAGRTIQRGSVKPQATGRVYALTRAKAASAGNLIISSCILFGASCVTLFDSGATNSFVSEACVERLGRVVREFPCDLVVSTLAAGLVRTADVCSRCPIEVEGRKFRVNLICFPL; this is encoded by the exons ATGGCAGTAGATGAAGAATGGCAATGCCGTAAGTTTGAGAATGGTCTGAGAGGGGACATCAAGGTTCTAGTGAAAGGGTTGCGCATTAGAGAATTTTCAGCTTTGGTAGAGATGGCTTATGAAATGGAGAAGACTAAGAAGGAGGCAGAAAGACCTCAGACTTCGCAAAGCCAACCATTGAGGGTTAGTGGGCCAGTAGTATCCAGAGGTGGCTCTAGTTTTAGGAGAACCCCTTTCTCTAGACCTACTTCTTCGGGGTCCACGGGTTCTTCCTCTCAGTCATCGGGGCAGTCCAGCTTTGCTAGTCCCGTGAGGTGCTTCAAGTGTGGTGAGCCACACCTTCAGGCC GCAGGATGGACACTATGGCAGAGACTATCTATAATTAAGAGGACAGGACCGCAACCACGCCAGGCTGGGAGAACCATTCAGAGGGGTAGTGTCAAACCACAGGCAACAGGGAGAGTCTATGCCTTGACTAGAGCTAAGGCAGCCAGTGCAGGTAACCTGATTATCAGTAGTTGTATACTTTTTGGAGCTTCTTGTGTGACTTTGTTTGATTCGGGGGCGACAAATTCTTTTGTGTCTGAGGCTTGTGTGGAGAGGCTTGGTCGAGTAGTAAGAGAGTTTCCGTGCGATCTGGTGGTGTCTACACTAGCAGCTGGGTTAGTTAGGACCGCTGATGTGTGCTCCAGATGTCCTATTGAAGTTGAGGGACGCAAGTTCCGAGTGAACCTTATATGCTTCCCTCTATAG